In Candidatus Cetobacterium colombiensis, one genomic interval encodes:
- a CDS encoding segregation and condensation protein A: MDIVLKIDNFEGPLDLLLHLIEKKKMKISEIKISQIIDEYLQFIEKAKSDNLSVKVEFLEIASELLEIKAMSILSVEKEEEKEKDLKRRLEDYKVFKEVASVISQIECEHNISYTRKEGRKITKNVPKEFDLTTLKLQDMFNSYVKYLPKNEEVLEIEIEKRYSLKEEMDRIKVILYSSEKEVVDLFRRAENRTHLVYIFLAILDLYRDGIILIEGEGNLKLFRRD; the protein is encoded by the coding sequence ATGGATATAGTATTAAAGATAGATAACTTTGAAGGTCCTTTGGATCTATTGCTACATCTAATAGAGAAGAAAAAAATGAAAATATCTGAAATAAAAATATCTCAGATTATAGATGAATATCTTCAATTTATAGAAAAAGCAAAAAGTGACAATTTAAGCGTAAAAGTAGAATTCTTAGAGATAGCCTCAGAACTTCTTGAAATAAAAGCAATGTCTATTTTAAGTGTAGAAAAAGAAGAGGAAAAAGAAAAAGATTTAAAAAGAAGACTAGAAGATTATAAAGTTTTCAAGGAAGTAGCTAGTGTTATATCTCAGATAGAGTGTGAACATAATATTTCATATACAAGAAAAGAAGGGCGAAAAATAACGAAAAATGTACCTAAAGAATTTGATTTAACAACATTAAAGCTTCAAGATATGTTTAATAGTTATGTTAAATATTTACCTAAAAATGAGGAAGTTTTAGAAATTGAAATTGAAAAAAGATATTCTTTAAAAGAGGAAATGGATAGAATAAAAGTAATTCTATACTCTTCTGAAAAAGAGGTTGTAGATCTTTTTAGAAGAGCAGAAAATAGAACACATTTAGTTTATATATTTTTAGCAATTTTAGATTTATATAGAGATGGAATTATATTGATAGAGGGAGAAGGTAACTTAAAGCTTTTTAGGAGGGATTAA
- a CDS encoding bifunctional riboflavin kinase/FAD synthetase → MKIIEDILLTKEKFENTYVAIGAFDGIHMGHRELISQAVEKAKKTGGKAVVFTFLNHPMEITNTVKAPKLISSLDEKIHIIKSLGVDYLILQPFTKDFSNMIPEEFVEKVLKKILNTKEVYVGFNFSFGKGGKGTVENLKKLGKKCEININIIEPIKIEEQIISSTFIRQMLATGKLDIANRCLGQPFLIIGEVVHGRKLGRVMGFPTANLKILNKIYPPFGIYGGKVRVEGENECWNAVINIGKNPTLKPDERSIEVHILDFNRDIYGKRIYVSLIEFLREEKKFNSMDELKETITKDVLNWREKVKVIEDGYSIKDR, encoded by the coding sequence ATGAAAATAATAGAGGATATTTTACTTACTAAAGAAAAGTTTGAAAATACTTATGTTGCCATTGGTGCTTTTGATGGAATTCATATGGGTCATAGAGAGTTAATTTCTCAAGCTGTAGAAAAAGCAAAAAAAACTGGTGGGAAAGCAGTAGTGTTTACTTTTTTGAATCACCCTATGGAAATAACAAATACAGTGAAAGCTCCAAAATTAATTAGTTCTTTGGACGAAAAAATTCATATAATAAAATCTTTAGGAGTTGACTATCTAATTCTTCAACCATTTACAAAAGATTTTTCAAATATGATTCCAGAAGAATTTGTAGAGAAAGTATTGAAAAAAATATTGAATACAAAAGAGGTTTATGTTGGATTTAATTTTTCTTTTGGAAAAGGTGGTAAAGGAACTGTAGAAAATTTGAAAAAACTGGGTAAAAAATGTGAGATTAATATAAATATAATAGAACCAATAAAAATTGAAGAACAAATTATAAGTTCAACTTTTATAAGACAAATGTTAGCAACGGGAAAATTAGATATAGCAAATAGATGTTTAGGACAACCGTTTTTAATTATAGGTGAAGTTGTACACGGAAGAAAATTAGGAAGAGTTATGGGATTTCCAACAGCGAACTTAAAAATATTAAATAAAATATACCCACCGTTTGGAATATATGGTGGAAAAGTTAGAGTGGAAGGAGAAAACGAGTGTTGGAATGCAGTTATAAATATTGGGAAAAATCCAACATTAAAGCCTGATGAAAGAAGTATAGAAGTACATATTTTAGATTTTAATAGAGATATTTATGGAAAAAGAATATATGTTTCTTTAATTGAATTTTTAAGAGAGGAAAAGAAATTTAATTCTATGGATGAATTAAAAGAAACAATTACAAAAGATGTTCTAAATTGGAGAGAGAAGGTTAAGGTAATAGAAGATGGATATAGTATTAAAGATAGATAA
- the whiA gene encoding DNA-binding protein WhiA codes for MSYTYKVKNEILHRGELTVDEKYAEIRAILLLKHAINENSIELKLENKEIAERIYSMLKDLTQLKIFIKFTKSKKFGEHNTYVITIPSQPGVKKFIDMLNLYTSVGDEINENIQKGFIRGMFLGCGYIKSPEKEYALDFFVDSDELANELYDLLLRMEKRVYKTVKRNKPLVYMRNAEDIMDIIVLIGSMKEFYNYEETTMIKDLKNKTIREMNWEVANETKTLDTARKQIKMINYIGYKIGLNELSPVLEEIAFLRLENQEASLQELAEIIGISKSGIRNRFRRLEEIHNELLEKERES; via the coding sequence GTGTCGTATACTTATAAAGTTAAAAATGAGATACTTCATCGGGGCGAATTAACCGTGGATGAAAAATATGCCGAAATAAGAGCGATACTATTATTAAAACATGCTATTAATGAAAATAGTATCGAATTAAAGTTAGAAAATAAAGAGATAGCAGAAAGAATATATTCAATGTTAAAAGATTTGACGCAGTTAAAGATATTTATAAAGTTTACAAAAAGTAAAAAGTTTGGAGAACATAATACCTATGTAATAACAATACCATCTCAACCTGGAGTGAAAAAATTTATAGATATGTTAAATCTTTATACATCTGTGGGAGATGAAATTAATGAAAATATTCAAAAAGGTTTTATAAGAGGAATGTTTTTAGGATGTGGCTATATAAAATCTCCTGAAAAAGAGTATGCTTTAGATTTTTTTGTGGATAGTGATGAGCTAGCTAATGAATTATATGACCTTTTATTGAGAATGGAAAAGAGAGTCTATAAAACAGTAAAAAGAAATAAACCTTTAGTTTATATGAGAAATGCAGAGGATATAATGGATATAATAGTTTTAATAGGTTCTATGAAAGAGTTTTATAACTATGAAGAAACTACAATGATAAAGGACTTGAAAAATAAAACTATAAGAGAGATGAATTGGGAAGTTGCAAATGAAACTAAAACCTTAGATACAGCAAGAAAACAGATAAAAATGATTAATTATATAGGATATAAAATTGGATTAAATGAATTAAGTCCAGTTTTAGAAGAAATAGCATTTTTAAGATTGGAGAATCAAGAAGCATCATTACAAGAATTGGCAGAAATAATAGGAATATCAAAATCAGGAATTAGAAATAGATTCAGAAGATTAGAAGAGATACATAATGAACTTTTAGAAAAAGAAAGAGAATCGTAA